The Alnus glutinosa chromosome 8, dhAlnGlut1.1, whole genome shotgun sequence DNA segment AACCACATAAGTAGTAAAAGCATATCCTATATCTAGTGCACATGTTTTCCCATTAATGCATTTTGGTTATTCAAAGTGTTATTTGGCTAAATTGATCAggcaaaaaaaaacaaggttaAAAGGCAAATCTGCCTCTCTTATCCTTGATTATTGGAGAATCTACCTATTTGAATTAACAGGGCGGGCATAAACCATATGGTGTAGGGGTGTGTGGGAGCATGGTTATCTTGAAAAGCAGGACACAGATTCAGCATGATGGTGTCAACATGTCAGCCATGACAAAGTCTACagttataaaaaatatgaaattactCACAATCTACTTAGCAAAACCTAAAATGAGAACTAACACATGAGAAAACAGACGGCCACATCCTTTCATACAGATacaaacaaaggaaaatttaaTTTAACTCACCACAAGGAGTTTTGATTTGTTATTCCACCCTCTCTGAAGAGTCATCTGGCTCAGTCTCAGACCCAACACCTGGTTCCAAAGGAAATGCGTTTATGATTAACTAGACatttaaaggttaaaaaaaatgcGGGATCAATTTCATCGCCTAAGATGAATAGGAGGCATACTTTGCCCATGAATTCCAACAGTTCATTGTTAGCTTCCCCACGGGCTGCAGGTGCAGCCACAGTAACACGAACATCATCAGCATTCACTCCTGGCATGAAGCATAAGAATTACCAGTTAAGAGCAATGCTTGATTGTTGCATAAATTAGTGAAAACGTTGAGATTTTGGGTAGAGGAAATTAAAGGGTAATATGTGCAAGTGTACcagaaaaaaacaattatgatgttcttttttttactcGTATATAAATGAACGTGTACAAAGGTAAAGCATatatacgtgtatatatatacttacataacacatacatatatatatcgcGCACACAAGCACATGGAGGTATCTATAGCTTGCGCCCAATTAGGCAAAACATATTATGTTGAAGAGTAGTCTGCACCAAACATTCAGAAAATGCTGGACAAGCCCTTGGAATTTGAGATAAAAGCCAAGCAATAATGCTTGGGGCAGACATGCATCCAGCAATAGTCCCTGGATCACTGTCTTTTCCTAAGTTTCCACTTCAAAGACCGCTCTCATAGGTTGACTTTGAGGACTATTGTTGAAGTATTAAACCCAAGGCATGTACCTCTAAGAAGGGACTAAACCACTTCAAAACCATTTGATAGGAAAGGCACTGACCAAATTTGAATTCTCATCAAcagattaaaaatttaaaatttagaaactGCATGCACATTATGAGTCAACTGAATTATCAACTGGATGATTTGATCAAACCATTGCATGCAAAGGTTATGGCTGAGTTTACccagaaaaatatcaaatctgtTTAAACTTTTGCTGCAGAAGCAATGCATGTTAAATGAGAGAACATTTTGTTACTTGTGATGGCTGAGCGTTGGGCACGGTCTTCAACTTCTATAGCAACTTGAACAAGCCCTCCTTCTAACTGTGATATACAGGGTGGAACAGGAGCATCCTACAGCACATACCAAAAAGTAAAGATGGAggattttaaagttttaaattcgTATGGATGTTCATAATTTAAGACTGAGAATCACTTGCAGAGCAAGTGAGAACAAATACATGCATGCAGAGACTCAAATCACCACTAACGATCCTGAAAATGTCAAGATGCATACGAGGCTATTGGCTCCAAATTATTGATTAATGTAATTACTGACAGCAATAGTCTACAGTTCAACTATTTTCTACATTCAAGCCTACAGAGGATGGTTGACAATAAGCCTTTATAACCATTTCTTATACCTGTGGGTTAGTTTCAGCAGCAACTGTACTAAGTGCAccatcaacaacataaacaaaagGAGCAACTTCCAGATCTTCTTCCGAGCGGTAGCAGACAAAGAGCCCACAACCCATACAGTTCATACGGAATTGCTTCTCCAGTCTCCCTTCACCCCTGAATAAGAAATATCCAGAGCATAGCTATGAGCTCTAAATGCATGTATACTTATACTCAAAAAACgataattacaaataacttatTGATTCAAAAACATAATGTGCTCAGTAGACAATCTCAAGACAAAAGAACTATTGTAATAAACTACACGAATGTGCATTTAGCCATAAGCTTAACTTACATAAGTCTagaaataatacaaatcattttttccttaagagacaaaaaaaaaaacaacagaaaagcACAAACTGTTTAAAtgatctaaaaaatttaaaactaaatacaatGCACAAAACCCTTTATAGGTAATTAAATTACCGTTTCAAGAGAACTTTTCCTGCATCATTAATGTTCAGCCTCGCAAGATGCTTGTTCTTGTCCAACACATATGCTTTGTCAGTCTTCCTTTTGGGCATTTTCTGCAACTGGGtatcttataaaaaatatgCTTCAGTATGGAACAAATGTCCTAGATCAAACGAGGAATGCTACAAGGATGATCGTAAATATAACAAGTTATACTAACTTTAAGGGGATGCAATGTGTAAATGCAAGTAGTTAACCGTTATTCACTATACAGTAATCAAATACAATCTGCCTCTGAAGTTGTGTTGAGACTGTAATATATTAAACTTAAGGTGTATGTGAAACTTCTCGTTGTTAGCAAGTATGCAACATGTTGAAATAATTGAAGTCCTATCATCCAAATGAGAAATCAATTTCCTGTTCTATATAACAATACCACACTTTTTGAACTTCATCCAAAGCCAGTGCACATCAGCAATACAAATTAGGGTAAAAATTAGGGCAAATCAATCTATTAAtctgctcaaaaaaaaaaaacttttgagaGCTCATTAAGGACCTTATTTCAGATTAACAGTTATTAAGAACAAGAACGACGGCGTGGCGATGTCACacacacagattttttttttttttttttttatttttttgatgaataagttgaaattgatattaacaaaaagaatagtACTGTACAAACACCGACAAAACCAATTAAACCACAAACAAAACAGATTCATGTGGTTAAGAACTACAATTACATAGAGTGATAGACAACAGAAGAAATAAGCTGAGGGGAAAATCGAAGTGTAGGATTTAGATATTATATGATTTGCCAACAGTTTTCTCTGGAATCAAACAAAGAATTTGAATTAGAGAGAGAATAAGAACCTGTTATGAGGACGTGAGAGCCACAGTGCTTGCAGTAATAGACGAAGAGATCGGAGTCCGGTCCCTCCGGAGCCGCGTCCTCGCTTGAGTACGTATGTGTTGTTCTCTTCGGCATTTCTTTGctctttgcttcttcttcttcttctcaataTGATCCAAGGTCGTCTGGTCTATTCTTGGCAAGGAGAACAGTATGAAGACCGTGTCGTTTCTATACTATCCGGCTTTTCTTTTTATGGAAACTTGAggagatttttgtttttcgaAGGGAAAAATTAGGAGATTTATCATTTATATAATGATTAATGCTATTTTAGTAATTGTGATATTATTGTCGTGTGATTTGATGATAAGACTGTAAAAGTCCGTCATTATATCAAtatttgttaaaacaaaaaaaagatggGCTGAGTTTTATTATTACGTCATATTAATTATACGATAgctatataataatatattaaatggcAATATTCTtggagaaaaatgcaaaatcaattcaTGTGGTTTATCTAATTTGTAATTAGCACATTGCGGTATCAAAATAAACTCATAAGTCATTGAAGtatgtgaaaataataatttactcCCTACAGTTAAATTCTGTTCATTTAATTAACAGATtcgatttcaaaaaaaaataaaaattaacagatTCTGATAGTGTGACACATCAAAGCTAATAAAATTATGAGACGTGTCATATTTAAATCAATATcacactaacagaatctgttaattaATTGGACGAAATTTGACGGTGTGaaataaattgttcttttaGTAATGCGTATGGATCACACTACGTCACCCTCTCACCCCCTCCTCGTTGTCCCATCGATACTCTCGAAAGAATTTCCCACGTTGCTAACAAAAAATGGGCGGAGTCCTTAAAACTCTATATGAAAGAGGCAAAAACAATAAGCCTACAGAAAGAGAATGAATAACTTTCTCATATACACTCAATGACCCACTTTTTCCTTACCTATAATTATGAGTGTTTAAGCGGTGCGGTTATTAATCGAAAATACCCGGTAACTGCTAATAATCGACAACAACCACTAACAGAAAAAATCAAGAAACCAAAAATAACAGCAACTGAATAACCGGATACTCGGTTACGGTTACGGTTACTGGTTATTGGCGTTTAAAAAATCAGTTAATAACCAAATAACCGCAatcgattattattattattattattattattattattattattattattattatatatatatatcactgaTCAACTCAGAATTACTTCCCATGGCCTTAAGTTTGGGAATCTATTTTGCCTTATATCATTTTTCCGGAGCAGAGTGCTTTTGTTTCGGGGCATTTAATTACTGATAATGTTCTAGTGGGTTTTGAAACACTTCATACCATGGCAACTAGACTTTCGGGTAAGGATTGTTTTATGGCAATGAAACTCGATATGAGTAAGGCATATGATGGAATAGAATGGGATTTCTTGGAAGCAATGTTTAGGAAACTAGGCTTTGCAGATCAGTGGATCAATCTTATTATGCCTTGTGTAAGAACGGtgtctttttctattattatcaATGGACGGCCTAATGGACAGATTATTCCTACCCGAGGTCTTAGACAAGGAGACCCTTGATCAccctatttgtttattttatgtgctgAGGCTTTGTATTCTTCTATTAATAAGGCTGTTATGGATGGTGATATCCACGGTGTCCCTATTTCTAGAAAGGGAATTTGTATTAATCAATTATACTTTGCAGATGACTATCTTCTGTTTTGCAAAGCTAATATGGGAGAATGGAGGAGCGTTCAAGGGGTCCTTTCCACTTATGAAACTGCTTCGGGTCAAAAGATTAATAGAGAGAAGACTGCCATTTTCTTCAGTAGGAATACTAAACAGGAGGTCAGTGAGGCTATCTCTCAGGAGGTGGGAGTTGATTGCTCCCAGCAGTTTGAGAGGTATTTGGGTTTACCGACCCTCATTGGGCGTTCAAGGGTTTCatcttttaattatataaaaggGAGGATTTGGTCTAAGCTTAATGGGTGGAAGGAGAAGCTTCTTACACATGCTGGAAAAGAAGTTATTTTAAAGTCAGTCATTCAAGCAATCCCTACCTACACAATGAGTGTGTTCCGTCTCCCAAAAACTTTGACTAAAGAGATTAATTCTCTGATGAGTAATTTCTGGTGGAGCTTTAAAGATAATTTCAACAGAATTCCTTGGATGTCATGGAAGAAACTCGGACGGAAGAAGGAGATTGGAGGGATGGGCTTCAAAGAGCTGGATTGTTTCAACATGGCCATGCTAGCTAAACAGGGGTGGAGGCTGTTGAAATTTCCAGATTCTCTTGCAGCTCGAGTGCTTAAGGAGAAATATTATCCGAAGTCAAGTTTTTTGCTATCAAACTTAGGCAAAAGGCCTTCTTTCGCCTGGAGAAGCATCTGGAACACCAGACCTCTGATTGACGAAGGGATTATGTGGAGAGTGGGGAATGGGTTAAATGTTAAGATTTGGGAAAATAAATGGATTCCGTCTACTGCTTCTCATAAGATTCAGGATCCTATAAGGGTATTATCCAGAGATGCAAAAGTAGCAGAAATTATAAATTCAGAATTAAATTGGTGGAATATACCTCTCATTGAGCATATTTTCCCGGCTGGAACGGTGGAGAGGATCTGTAGCATACCCATTTGTCCTCGATCCCAGGAGGACCAGATGATATGGGCAAGAACCAAATCGGGCCTTTTCTCTGTCCGAAGTGCATACCATCTGGAGGTTGATTGCAGGACTCGGGATCAGGGTGGCTCATCGAATGGCCCTTCTTCTTCGTCTCTGTGGAAGATAATCTAGAGTTTGAAAGTTCAAAGGTTAGTCATTTTGTTTATTTGGAGAGCTTGCAACGAAATTCTTCCTACTAGGGGTAATCTTTTTAAACGGAAGATAATTCCTGATTCCCTATGTCCGATGTGTGGTTTGGAACCTGAGACGAGTGGTCACATTTTATGGTGGTGTGAGTCTGCTCGGGCAGTTTGGGGAATGTGTGGAGGGTATTTACAGAAGAGTTTGGTGGTTTCAGATGACTTTCTGAGCATTTTTGAGTATCTGTGTGATAGGCTCAATAATGAGGTGTTAGAGCTTTTTGCAGTCATAGCATATAAGCTTTGGCTCCGTCGGAATAGAGCTGTTtttgatgatttgttgatgCTTCCCTCTTGTTTGTTGAAAGGGGCCACAGAAATGTTAGAAGAATTTCGTCAAAGCCACGGCGTAGCTACGAGTCTTGCTAATGATCGCCAAGCCACCTCTTCACAGTGGGTCAAACCGAGTGCGGGTACAGTTAAGATTAATTGGGATGCAACTTTGTGTTCTAGGAAGAAGATTATGGGCGTAGGGGTGGTGGCCAGGGACGCTACAGGGGCTGTGAAGGCAGCTTTGTGCTCTTATTTGCCCTATGTTACAGATCCTTCTGTGGCTGAATCCCTTGGAGTTCGTAAGGCAGTAGAGCTTGGCCGGGATATGGGATTCCCTTCTATTATGCTTGAAGGTGACGCTAGAGAGGTTGTGTTAGGTTTAAGGAATCCAGATGCTTGCAGGGGTAGCCTTCATAGTGTGCTTCTGGAATGTCGATTTCTCTTAGAGTCTTTTCAGTTCATGGAGTGTAAATCATGTGCGTCGTGATGGAAACAAGGCTGCTCATAAGCTGGCAAATTTAGTTGTTTCCCACTATGGTCACCACGTGTGGGTGAATGTGTGTCCTAAAGAGATTTGGAGTATTGTCTGTAATGATTCTGTTTATTAATGGAAgtatttcctttaaaaaaaaaaaaaagtttgggatGGGCGTAGCCGTGGTCCTAGTCAGCTTGCTTTGGGCAAGAGCCACGGCTCAATAAGGCTGCACCAGTGTGCTCATTGGCATGGCTCCATGCCTTAACTATGTCACTGGTTGCTCCTCAAACCCGTCTTCTTCCTGCTGCTCACAACTCGCCAGTGTTGTGCAATCACAGCCGCAATGCCTTTGCTCAGCGCTTAATGCTGGCGGCGGTAAATAttggatttgaaaaaaaaaaa contains these protein-coding regions:
- the LOC133874546 gene encoding UPF0235 protein At5g63440 isoform X2 gives rise to the protein MPKRKTDKAYVLDKNKHLARLNINDAGKVLLKRGEGRLEKQFRMNCMGCGLFVCYRSEEDLEVAPFVYVVDGALSTVAAETNPQDAPVPPCISQLEGGLVQVAIEVEDRAQRSAITRVNADDVRVTVAAPAARGEANNELLEFMGKVLGLRLSQMTLQRGWNNKSKLLVVEDLSARQVYEKLLEAVQP
- the LOC133874546 gene encoding UPF0235 protein At5g63440 isoform X1; amino-acid sequence: MPKRTTHTYSSEDAAPEGPDSDLFVYYCKHCGSHVLITDTQLQKMPKRKTDKAYVLDKNKHLARLNINDAGKVLLKRGEGRLEKQFRMNCMGCGLFVCYRSEEDLEVAPFVYVVDGALSTVAAETNPQDAPVPPCISQLEGGLVQVAIEVEDRAQRSAITRVNADDVRVTVAAPAARGEANNELLEFMGKVLGLRLSQMTLQRGWNNKSKLLVVEDLSARQVYEKLLEAVQP
- the LOC133875100 gene encoding uncharacterized protein LOC133875100: MCGLEPETSGHILWWCESARAVWGMCGGYLQKSLVVSDDFLSIFEYLCDRLNNEVLELFAVIAYKLWLRRNRAVFDDLLMLPSCLLKGATEMLEEFRQSHGVATSLANDRQATSSQWVKPSAGTVKINWDATLCSRKKIMGVGVVARDATGAVKAALCSYLPYVTDPSVAESLGVRKAVELGRDMGFPSIMLEGDAREVVLGLRNPDACRGSLHSVLLECRFLLESFQFMECKSCAS